Proteins from a single region of Balnearium lithotrophicum:
- a CDS encoding integrase core domain-containing protein: RSPKTNAHVERFIQTVEKELWMIEGTEPTVDEMNRKLFRYLNFYNFVRPHQGLGYKTPVEKFEEYIKKLQGVHHVLNENRRLTFPKFGLSLLSSILFP; this comes from the coding sequence AGGTCTCCCAAGACCAATGCACATGTTGAAAGGTTCATACAGACGGTGGAGAAGGAACTGTGGATGATAGAAGGGACTGAGCCGACAGTTGATGAGATGAACAGGAAGTTATTTAGGTATCTAAACTTTTACAACTTCGTTAGGCCTCATCAAGGTCTTGGTTATAAGACTCCAGTAGAGAAGTTTGAGGAATATATTAAAAAACTCCAGGGTGTCCACCATGTATTGAACGAGAACAGGAGGTTGACTTTCCCAAAATTTGGCTTATCTCTCTTATCGAGTATCCTTTTTCCCTGA